From Seriola aureovittata isolate HTS-2021-v1 ecotype China chromosome 16, ASM2101889v1, whole genome shotgun sequence, one genomic window encodes:
- the LOC130183862 gene encoding transmembrane protein 268 isoform X1, with product MMADRNGVCHVMESEVDAQIRQTQTQPQANNNRPNWSNGQCVVSVPSCSSLNPSFDLSLCRAKLENDGFQIPVSDMEAPLKAALDVPSVRRYMVFNSALFHFIMAPVLYVVVWCAVFSTLHLYITVSDYWVLCLSVSLVSIFLTTAIIFILHHSNKEINMNLDVRLIQVNERMVKHKLLVAVADWVQNCTGNMQLYVVYWDMSRCLRALTETLEEHSFVANDIQRKLRRKLSHLVLVSEVTAADPEVSSSDVEQDSDEQRPLLGHEDTGCRASSSQREDAKVTTNYSIIPDLSLPPQAKAYQLLMTYSAAYVKLLVSERLSGPSHHRLRSRRNHCNTAPLCLCQYIKKKILR from the exons ATGATGGCGGACAGAAATGGAGTTTGTCATGTGATGGAGAGTGAGGTGGATGCTCAGATCAGACAAACCCAAACTCAGCCACAGGCCAACAACAACAGACCCAACTGGTCAAACG GTCAGTGTGTTGTGTCAGTGCCGAGCTGTTCATCGTTGAACCCCTCTTTCGATCTGTCTCTGTGTCGTGCCAAACTGGAGAACGATGGCTTCCAG ATTCCAGTCTCAGACATGGAGGCTCCACTGAAGGCAGCTCTGGACGTCCCCTCAGTCAggagatacatggtttttaACTCGGCTCTCTTCCATTTCATAATGGCACCG GTGCTGTatgtggtggtgtggtgtgcCGTGTtctccaccctccacctctACATCACCGTCAGTGACTACTGggtcctctgtctctctgtcagcctGGTCTCCATCTTCCTCACCACtgccatcatcttcatcctccaccACAGTAACAAGGAG atCAACATGAATTTAGACGTTCGGTTAATCCAGGTGAACGAGAGGATGGTGAAACACAAGCTGCTGGTTGCCGTGGCCGACTGGGTGCAGAACTGCACCGGAAACATGCAG ttgTACGTTGTATACTGGGACATGTCCCGCTGTCTGAGGGCACTGACTGAAACTTTAGAGGAGCACAGCTTTGTGGCGAACGACATCCAG AGAAAACTGAGGAGGAAACTGTCCCACCTCGTCCTCGTGAGCGAGGTCACGGCTGCTGACCCTGAGGTCAGCAGTTCAGATGTGGAGCAGGACTCGGACGAACAGAGGCCTCTGCTCGGACACGAGGACACAGGCTGCCGTGCCTCATCCAGCCAGCGGGAGGACGCCAAAGTCACCACCAACTACAGCATCATCCCTGACTTGTCGTTACCTCCTCAG GCTAAAGCCTACCAGCTTCTGATGACTTACAGTGCAGCCTATGTGAAGCTGCTGGTGTCTGAGAGGCTGTCAGGACCGTCACACCACCGTCTACGATCCCGGAGGAATCACTGCAACACCGCCCCTCTTTGCCTCTGCCAGTACATCAAAAAGAAGATCCTCCGATGA
- the LOC130183862 gene encoding transmembrane protein 268 isoform X2: MLRSDKPKLSHRPTTTDPTGQTIPVSDMEAPLKAALDVPSVRRYMVFNSALFHFIMAPVLYVVVWCAVFSTLHLYITVSDYWVLCLSVSLVSIFLTTAIIFILHHSNKEINMNLDVRLIQVNERMVKHKLLVAVADWVQNCTGNMQLYVVYWDMSRCLRALTETLEEHSFVANDIQRKLRRKLSHLVLVSEVTAADPEVSSSDVEQDSDEQRPLLGHEDTGCRASSSQREDAKVTTNYSIIPDLSLPPQAKAYQLLMTYSAAYVKLLVSERLSGPSHHRLRSRRNHCNTAPLCLCQYIKKKILR; the protein is encoded by the exons ATGCTCAGATCAGACAAACCCAAACTCAGCCACAGGCCAACAACAACAGACCCAACTGGTCAAACG ATTCCAGTCTCAGACATGGAGGCTCCACTGAAGGCAGCTCTGGACGTCCCCTCAGTCAggagatacatggtttttaACTCGGCTCTCTTCCATTTCATAATGGCACCG GTGCTGTatgtggtggtgtggtgtgcCGTGTtctccaccctccacctctACATCACCGTCAGTGACTACTGggtcctctgtctctctgtcagcctGGTCTCCATCTTCCTCACCACtgccatcatcttcatcctccaccACAGTAACAAGGAG atCAACATGAATTTAGACGTTCGGTTAATCCAGGTGAACGAGAGGATGGTGAAACACAAGCTGCTGGTTGCCGTGGCCGACTGGGTGCAGAACTGCACCGGAAACATGCAG ttgTACGTTGTATACTGGGACATGTCCCGCTGTCTGAGGGCACTGACTGAAACTTTAGAGGAGCACAGCTTTGTGGCGAACGACATCCAG AGAAAACTGAGGAGGAAACTGTCCCACCTCGTCCTCGTGAGCGAGGTCACGGCTGCTGACCCTGAGGTCAGCAGTTCAGATGTGGAGCAGGACTCGGACGAACAGAGGCCTCTGCTCGGACACGAGGACACAGGCTGCCGTGCCTCATCCAGCCAGCGGGAGGACGCCAAAGTCACCACCAACTACAGCATCATCCCTGACTTGTCGTTACCTCCTCAG GCTAAAGCCTACCAGCTTCTGATGACTTACAGTGCAGCCTATGTGAAGCTGCTGGTGTCTGAGAGGCTGTCAGGACCGTCACACCACCGTCTACGATCCCGGAGGAATCACTGCAACACCGCCCCTCTTTGCCTCTGCCAGTACATCAAAAAGAAGATCCTCCGATGA